The stretch of DNA TCCTGAGCGATTACCCCGGTGTTTTTCTCGCGGGCCGCAGATGAACGGGATATGACACTCGACCCGGTCCACTTCGACGGCATCGCCGACCTGGCCCGCCGGATCGAGCAGGACGTGGATGCGAGCGACCACCGCGCGTTCGCAGAGACCGTCTGGAACGAGTTTTTAGACCCGCTCTGGGACGGCAACACCAAAGTCCTCGAACCGCTCGACGAGGTGGCCAGAAAGCGCGTAGACATCGCGGACGTTGCCCTCTGTGACGACCGCTTTCCCACCTGCCACGGCATCGACTCTGGCACCATCAACCCGACGACGTTCAAAAACGGGCTGGTCATCGACGTGGCCCAAGCCGCGATGAGTGCGGTTCCCTCGGATTTGGAACTGCACCGCTCGCGGACGATGGTCGCCACCGTCCACACGAACGACACGGCAGGCACCTTCGACGAAGACTGGTCGATGTTCGATGACGGCTACAGCCGCGCCCGCCTGTTCAAAGTCCCCCGCGTCAATCGCTACGAGGGAGCCGTCGTCCACGCCCTCGCGCTCTATCTCGCAGAGAGCAAACACGCTCTGTTGCAAGCAGAGGTCGTCGAAGACTTACTCGTCCTCGATGGTCCCATCTACCCGAAAGGCCTGTTGAACTGGGAGAACCGCGACCCCGAACTGCGTGAGTTGCTCGTAGAGGACAAACGCCCGCGCGACGTGGTCGAAAACTACGTCCGATTGGTCGAGCGCTTTGCAAACCGCGAAATACCGCTCATCGGCTTCGTGAAAAACTCCTCGACAAAGGCCATCACGAACGCCGTCCGCGGAAAGGCAGAAGCTCCGTGGGTCAACGACGCCGCCTTCTTCGCAAAGGTGCTCGAACGCCTCGCAGACGGCGAGCGCCTGACCGATTGCCTGACGTTCACGAACTGGTTCGTCTCCCGCGGCGGTGCAGACGAGACGTTTTCGGTGAAAGGCGACGCCCTCGGCATCGACCGCGACCGCCCGGACGAGGACTACGAAGTGACATTCTTCATCATCTACGACCCTCGCCAAGACATCGTCTACAAGGTGGAAGCACCGTACGCGTTCACGAAAGACGAAGAACTACGCGAGCGACTCACCATGCAGTTGCTCTGTGACGTGGCGCGCAATCGTGGGCCGCCAAAGGTCATCGGGAAGGCAGACGAGCTCGCACGCATCAGCCAACAGGAAAAAGAGTCGCTCAAACAGAAACTTGAACAGACGTTTCACGCAGACCGCGAGCGCACCTACGACGACGTGCGCTGGGGACTCGATTACTAAGTTTCCGGGCGGACTTTCGACAGTTCGAAGTCC from Haladaptatus sp. ZSTT2 encodes:
- a CDS encoding DNA double-strand break repair nuclease NurA, with protein sequence MTLDPVHFDGIADLARRIEQDVDASDHRAFAETVWNEFLDPLWDGNTKVLEPLDEVARKRVDIADVALCDDRFPTCHGIDSGTINPTTFKNGLVIDVAQAAMSAVPSDLELHRSRTMVATVHTNDTAGTFDEDWSMFDDGYSRARLFKVPRVNRYEGAVVHALALYLAESKHALLQAEVVEDLLVLDGPIYPKGLLNWENRDPELRELLVEDKRPRDVVENYVRLVERFANREIPLIGFVKNSSTKAITNAVRGKAEAPWVNDAAFFAKVLERLADGERLTDCLTFTNWFVSRGGADETFSVKGDALGIDRDRPDEDYEVTFFIIYDPRQDIVYKVEAPYAFTKDEELRERLTMQLLCDVARNRGPPKVIGKADELARISQQEKESLKQKLEQTFHADRERTYDDVRWGLDY